In Henningerozyma blattae CBS 6284 chromosome 7, complete genome, a single genomic region encodes these proteins:
- the IMP4 gene encoding snoRNA-binding rRNA-processing protein IMP4 (similar to Saccharomyces cerevisiae IMP4 (YNL075W); ancestral locus Anc_2.221), with product MLRRQARERRDYLYRKAQELQETQLQQKRAIIRQALAEGKPLPKEIAEDEQLQQDYQYDQTIAKENTTNDDEDSIDDEYSATSGIQDPRVIVSTSRDPSTRLSQFAKEVKLLFPTSIRLNRGNYVMSHLVAACNKSNSSDLVILHEHRGVPTSLTISHLPYGPTAFFSLHNVVLRHDILNSGNQSEINPHLIFENFTTKLGKRVETILKHLFPPGVKKDSSRVITFANNGDYISVRQHVYVRTREGVEMAEVGPRFEMRLFELRLGTLDNKDADVEWKLRRFVRTASRKDYL from the coding sequence ATGTTGAGAAGACAAGCTCGTGAAAGAAGAGATTACTTGTATCGTAAAGCTCAAGAATTACAAGAAACTCAACTACAACAAAAGAGAGCCATCATAAGACAAGCTTTGGCTGAAGGGAAACCATTACCCAAAGAAATTGCCGAAGATGAACAATTACAACAAGATTATCAATACGATCAAACTATTGCCAAAGAAAATACAACTAATGACGATGAAGATTCGATAGATGACGAATATTCGGCCACTTCAGGTATTCAAGACCCTCGTGTCATTGTTTCCACTTCAAGAGATCCAAGTACAAGATTATCTCAATTCGCAAAAGAAGTGAAACTTTTATTCCCCACTTCCATCAGATTAAATAGAGGTAACTATGTCATGTCTCATCTCGTGGCCGCCTgtaataaatctaattcCAGTGATTTGGTCATCTTACATGAACATAGAGGTGTCCCAACTTCCTTAACTATCTCACATTTACCTTATGGTCCTACTGCATTTTTCTCCTTACATAACGTCGTCCTTAGacatgatattttaaatagtGGGAATCAAAGTGAAATTAATCCTCATTtgatttttgaaaatttcacTACAAAATTAGGTAAAAGAGTAGAAactattttaaaacatttattCCCTCCAGGTGTCAAAAAGGATTCATCAAGAGTAATCACTTTTGCCAATAATGGTGATTACATTAGTGTAAGACAACATGTATATGTAAGAACAAGAGAAGGTGTGGAAATGGCCGAAGTTGGGCCAAGATTCGAAATGAGATTATTCGAATTAAGATTGGGGACTCTGGATAACAAAGACGCTGATGTTGAATGGAAGTTGAGGAGATTTGTAAGAACAGCTAGTAGAAAGGATTAtttatag
- the OM45 gene encoding Om45p (similar to Saccharomyces cerevisiae OM45 (YIL136W); ancestral locus Anc_2.219), whose amino-acid sequence MPPSMSAYASDNSLRGSCPPASSSAASLPGSDSAWLRVANGLSDDASSLAAALLRPLHYCCTAKTTGPATGPATTTTTTPIPPANSRRVDPDSLAAKALVGWGESAQEFAREAALEASHLQDSTGPSAAQRKLDALRNAYSSPVDTERLDRIARASRDGLAGWGETASQLAADELADLDWQQRHPSAPRLESALAAAAEAVGKAEQEVASLNASSSWWWGGSCSTDESRAAAADRLERAREEYTRARKRLDEFLSRQFR is encoded by the coding sequence ATGCCTCCCTCAATGTCTGCCTACGCCTCCGACAACTCGCTCCGCGGCTCGTGTCCGCCAGCCTCTTCCTCTGCCGCCTCGCTTCCAGGCTCCGATTCTGCCTGGCTCCGCGTGGCCAACGGCCTCAGCGACGACGCTTCCAGCCTGGCTGCTGCCCTTCTACGACCACTCCATTACTGCTGCACTGCTAAGACCACTGGCCCTGCCACTGGCCCTgccaccaccaccaccaccacaCCAATACCCCCCGCCAACTCTCGTCGTGTGGATCCCGACTCTCTGGCCGCAAAGGCTCTTGTAGGCTGGGGCGAGTCTGCCCAGGAGTTTGCCCGTGAGGCTGCTCTAGAGGCGTCTCATTTGCAGGACTCCACCGGGCCCAGTGCTGCCCAGAGGAAACTGGATGCCCTGCGCAACGCATACTCGTCCCCAGTGGACACAGAGCGGCTGGACAGGATTGCCCGTGCGTCCAGAGACGGGCTAGCTGGCTGGGGCGAAACTGCCAGCCAGCTAGCCGCCGACGAGCTGGCCGATCTCGACTGGCAGCAGCGCCATCCTTCGGCTCCCCGTCTGGAATCTGCCCTGGCAGCGGCTGCAGAAGCCGTGGGCAAAGCCGAGCAAGAAGTGGCCAGCTTGAACGCCTCATCGTCGTGGTGGTGGGGCGGCAGTTGCAGCACGGACGAGTCACGTGCAGCAGCTGCGGACAGGCTGGAGCGTGCCCGTGAGGAATACACGCGTGCCAGGAAGAGACTGGATGAGTTTTTGTCCAGGCAGTTCCGTTAG
- the LAT1 gene encoding dihydrolipoyllysine-residue acetyltransferase (similar to Saccharomyces cerevisiae LAT1 (YNL071W); ancestral locus Anc_2.225) — MSALTRTTTRLITRQTLLQSTRARSPLILRAWASSYPPHTIINMPALSPTMTQGNLTSWSKNVGDALAPGDVLAEVETDKAQIDFEFQDEGFLAKTFVEPGTKDIPVNKPIAVYVEDAADVAAFADFQPPEDSASAPAPAADATAAADAAPASTPASTPASTSAKAASESSAPVGRIFASPLAKMMALDQGIALKNIKGTGPKGRIVKKDVDNYLASNKQTQQAKAATPATTAATTASYEDVPISNMREIIGRRLLESTNSIPFYFISTDMSVSKLNKLRLSLNSSPDAKAKNYKISINDLLIKAISVAARRVPDANSYWLQEQGVIRQFKNVDVSVAVATPTGLITPIIKNTESKGLQSISVETKELIGRAKINKLQPEEFQGGTICISNMGMNDAISSFTSIINPPQSTILAIGTIKKIAIEDARSDIGLSFDSVMTITGTFDHRTIDGAKAGVFMKELKTIVENPLQLLL, encoded by the coding sequence ATGTCTGCCTTAACTAGAACCACTACACGTTTGATCACTCGCCAAACTTTATTGCAATCCACTCGTGCTCGTTCTCCTTTGATCTTGCGTGCATGGGCTTCGTCTTATCCACCTCATACAATCATTAATATGCCTGCTTTGTCACCAACAATGACTCAAGGTAATTTAACCAGTTGGTCTAAAAATGTTGGTGATGCTTTGGCTCCAGGTGATGTCTTGGCTGAAGTCGAAACCGATAAGGCTCAAATCGATTTCGAATTCCAAGATGAAGGTTTCTTGGCAAAAACTTTTGTAGAACCTGGTACCAAGGATATCCCAGTTAATAAGCCAATTGCTGTCTACGTCGAAGATGCTGCTGATGTTGCTGCATTTGCTGATTTCCAACCGCCAGAAGATTCTGCTTCTGCTCCAGCTCCAGCTGCCGATGCTACCGCTGCTGCCGATGCTGCCCCTGCTTCCACTCCTGCCTCTACTCCTGCCTCCACTTCTGCAAAGGCTGCTTCTGAATCTTCTGCTCCAGTAGGCAGAATCTTTGCCTCTCCATTAGCCAAGATGATGGCATTAGATCAAGGTATtgctttgaaaaatattaaaggtACTGGTCCAAAGGGCAGAATCGTTAAGAAAGATGTTGATAACTATTTGGCTTCTAATAAACAAACCCAACAAGCTAAAGCTGCCACACCAGCTACCACTGCTGCCACTACTGCTTCTTATGAAGATGTTCCAATTTCCAACATGAGAGAAATTATTGGTAGACGTCTGTTAGAATCAACCAATTCAAttcctttttatttcatttccACTGATATGTCTGTTTCCAAATTGAATAAACTAAGattatctttaaatagCTCTCCAGATGCAAAGGCAAAGAATTACAAGATTTCCATAAAcgatttattaattaaagccATCTCTGTAGCTGCAAGACGTGTTCCAGATGCTAATTCTTATTGGTTACAAGAACAAGGTGTTATTAGACAATTCAAGAACGTCGACGTCTCTGTAGCTGTTGCTACGCCAACTGGTTTGATTACTCCAATCATTAAAAACACTGAATCAAAGGGTTTACAATCTATTTCAGTAGAAACTAAAGAATTGATTGGTAGAGCTAAGATCAACAAATTACAACCAGAAGAATTCCAAGGTGGTACTATCTGTATATCAAACATGGGTATGAATGATGCCATTTCAAGTTTCACTTCTATCATTAACCCCCCACAATCTACCATCTTGGCCATTGGTacaattaagaaaatagCTATTGAAGATGCTCGTTCAGATATTGGATTATCTTTTGATTCTGTGATGACTATTACTGGTACTTTCGACCACAGAACTATCGATGGTGCTAAAGCCGGTGTTTTCATGAAGGAATTGAAGACAATTGTTGAAAATCcattacaattattattataa
- the TFC8 gene encoding transcription factor TFIIIC subunit TFC8 (similar to Saccharomyces cerevisiae TFC8 (YPL007C); ancestral locus Anc_8.82), translated as MKDLVINRKEYQDFQDNIQWNHEGKLYLNTLPNLSIGQPIYQKEIGNDVIDTRINYNGEIDNLVVLEKPAIENGNENGDSGSGSSSGSSKRLFHIEEKIFELDNKWDFENEFDDNTLLNSQPNSFIRMIKLSRDGKLGLMSNNCDIYILKNEEQGLNDKNQFKNAICIDEKGKSARERAYNCFVWSDDGKELLVGNENGDVLVFQIDDGLNVTNATTIKIVDCNTVDNSWIRHIIAKGVGESRELIVSLINNSVYYVRKDPTSESSIVIKIKENDRFEINQVYMFPFVPDDNKRYVLLSITGKVELIIFNTHEVHHHEIKQLMNNNQDIYLEKFYIIPFEHYTDKREVILLSNETSFTLTIDSQENIAQRMNFIDDNIVGKQLNKKFKKWNGLKNEFNKYDTKVNINGITLSNDGYCLSIGYTMERISIKYRIVSEYQYRIMFLPLYKEWEIDSVNNTKGFGWYQTYQIYNRQLPKINPTIQEVQISQESNSNDDIKTTFIHYLRSLLKDEYFNNQRFQNFLRNSNTSTKGMESITILRGKIYDFIRTHTNALEMMNDADRACYSSICNVLGVDIITTTDMENNPNFVVEGDFIKETFDFQSQDNNDPDHVQSQQGHQWGRCCVTLLPVMTTKTGVCPVTSLRTLLTPPHVTRSTHVTHQISDSNSDSESPWPAGWLVAGLLHVFHQESAATGAHNKLA; from the coding sequence ATGAAAGATTTAGTCATCAATCGGAAGGAATATCAAGATTTCCAAGATAATATTCAATGGAACCATGAAGggaaattatatttgaatacaTTACCTAATTTAAGTATTGGACAACCAATCTATCAGAAAGAGATTGGAAATGATGTAATTGATACAAGAATAAACTATAATGGAGAGATAGACAATTTGGTAGTTTTAGAAAAACCAGCTATCGAGAATGGAAATGAGAATGGCGATAGTGGTAGTGGTAGCAGTAGTGGTAGTAGTAAAAGATTATTTCATATTGAagagaaaatatttgaacttgataataaatgggattttgaaaatgagTTCGATGATAATACGTTGTTAAATTCTCAACCCAATTCCTTTATTCGTATGATTAAATTATCTCGAGATGGTAAGCTTGGATTAATGAGTAATAATTGTGATATTTacatattaaaaaatgaagagCAAGGGTTGAATGATAAGAATCAATTCAAAAATGCCATTTGCATCGATGAGAAGGGAAAGAGTGCTAGGGAGAGAGCGTACAATTGTTTCGTATGGAGTGATGATGGTAAAGAATTGCTTGTGGGGAATGAAAATGGAGACGTTCTTGTTTTCCAAATTGATGATGGGTTAAATGTGACCAATGCTACTACAATAAAGATCGTGGATTGTAATACTGTTGATAATAGTTGGATTAGACATATTATTGCCAAAGGTGTGGGCGAGTCCAGAGAATTGATTGTCAGTTTAATCAACAATAGTGTGTATTATGTTAGAAAAGATCCAACAAGTGAGTCTTCCATAGTCATTAAGATTAAAGAGAATGATCGGTTTGAGATAAACCAAGTTTATATGTTTCCCTTTGTCcctgatgataataaaagatatgTTTTGCTTAGTATCACAGGGAAAGTAGAActgataatatttaatactCACGAAGTGCATCATCATGAAATCAAACAATTGATGAATAATAACCAAGACATCTATTTAGAGAAATTCTATATCATCCCATTTGAACATTACACCGATAAGAGAGAAGTAATCCTATTATCGAATGAAACCAGTTTTACACTAACCATTGACTCTCAAGAAAACATTGCACAACGAATGAATTTCATAGATGATAACATAGTAGGGaaacaattgaataaaaaattcaaaaaatggaaTGGGTTGAAAAATGAGttcaataaatatgatACCAAAGTCAATATCAATGGGATTACTCTTTCCAATGATGGATATTGCCTTTCTATTGGGTATACGATGGAAAGaatttctattaaatatCGAATAGTCTCTGAATATCAATATCGTATCATGTTTTTGCCCCTGTATAAGGAATGGGAAATCGATTCGGTGAATAATACCAAGGGGTTTGGTTGGTACCAGACATACCAAATCTATAACAGGCAATTACCCAAGATAAACCCAACGATCCAAGAGGTTCAAATATCTCAGGAATCGAATTCCAACGATGATATCAAGACAACATTTATCCACTATCTAAGATCATTATTAAAGGACGAGTATTTCAATAACCAAAGATTCCAAAACTTCTTgagaaattcaaataccAGTACTAAGGGGATGGAAAGTATCACGATTCTTCGAGGCAAAATATACGATTTCATTAGGACTCACACAAACGCGTTGGAAATGATGAATGATGCAGATAGAGCATGCTACTCTAGTATCTGTAATGTATTGGGGGTTGACATTATCACAACTACCGACATGGAAAACAATCCCAACTTTGTGGTCGAAGGCGATTTCATTAAAGAAACATTTGATTTCCAATCacaagataataatgatcCAGATCATGTTCAATCTCAACAAGGTCATCAATGGGGTCGTTGTTGTGTTACACTATTGCCCGTGATGACCACAAAGACAGGAGTGTGTCCCGTGACCTCTCTACGCACGCTGCTCACACCACCACACGTGACCAGATCAACACACGTGACTCACCAGATTTCCGATTCCAACTCCGACTCCGAATCGCCCTGGCCAGCCGGCTGGCTCGTGGCTGGCCTGCTGCACGTGTTCCATCAGGAGTCAGCAGCCACAGGCGCCCATAATAAGCTTGCCtaa
- the TBLA0G02700 gene encoding uncharacterized protein has translation MCKEQVDVLEIFWSHRPSFVQLRHSSNSTMYAADGAGLDDSLFDEILNPSQLFDDVEDDLLLVTTDNSTSTNQLIKLTSTTTLPSTTLPATTLPATTLPATTLPATTASKKRVLAKTRPAFVNKLWNMLKEPINQDMIRWNDDGKSFLVVNREKFVHHVLPNYFKHSNFASFVRQLNMYGWHKVQDIRSGSMNMANTNDEKWQFENQNFIRGREDLLENIIRQKSSSSATATANATANATANATANATATATATATATATHDSIPQYNEDSQCRISNLLHDLKKLRYNHVTISNDLLRIRKDNELLWKENIMARERHRSQQHDIEKVLEFLTSMKSQPNIKLLLDASCSTPPATNILEDGSAIIINTPTQIINTPTQIFNDLYPCLPSSHYTNANLNTVVPNNKTPPEIMNDFDNLECIFSPSELPRDLNTPSDSNDNIKRSRCL, from the coding sequence ATGTGCAAGGAACAAGTTGAcgttttagaaatattctGGAGCCATCGTCCATCGTTCGTCCAACTCCGCCATTCCTCCAACTCAACAATGTATGCTGCAGATGGCGCTGGTTTGGACGATTCCCTCTTTGACGAAATCTTGAACCCATCCCAACTATTCGACGACGTCGAGGATGATCTATTACTCGTCACAACCGATAATTCAACTTCAACGaatcaattgataaaattaacTTCTACCACCACTCTCCCCTCCACCACGCTCCCCGCCACCACGCTCCCCGCCACCACGCTCCCCGCCACCACGCTCCCCGCCACCACCGCAAGCAAGAAACGTGTTCTTGCCAAGACAAGACCCGCATTTGTCAATAAGCTCTGGAACATGCTCAAAGAACCAATCAACCAAGATATGATCCGATGGAACGACGATGGCAAAAGCTTTCTTGTTGTTAATAGAGAAAAATTCGTCCATCATGTGTTACCCAATTATTTCAAACATAGCAATTTTGCATCCTTTGTCAGACAATTGAATATGTATGGCTGGCATAAAGTTCAAGACATCCGTAGTGGCTCAATGAACATGGCAAATACCAACGATGAAAAATGGcaatttgaaaatcaaaatttcatCAGAGGTAGAGAAGAtttattggaaaatatcattagaCAAAAGTCTTCCTCAAGCGCGACCGCAACCGCAAATGCAACCGCAAATGCAACCGCAAATGCAACCGCAAATGCAACCGCAACCGCAACCGCAACCGCAACCGCAACCGCAACCCATGATTCCATACCCCAATACAATGAAGATTCCCAATGTCGTATATCCAACCTTCTACAcgatttgaaaaaactaAGATATAACCACGTCACGATTTCCAACGATCTTTTAAGAATTCGCAAAGATAACGAATTGTTATGGAAAGAAAACATAATGGCAAGAGAAAGACACAGGTCACAACAACATGATATCGAGAAAGTCTTGGAGTTTTTAACTTCAATGAAATCCCAACCCAACATCAAATTGCTATTAGACGCTTCTTGCTCCACGCCCCCTGCTACAAATATCCTTGAAGATGGATCGGCCATAATAATCAATACTCCAACACAAATAATCAATACTCCAACACAAATCTTCAACGATCTTTACCCATGTTTGCCATCATCACATTACACAAATGCCAATTTGAACACGGTCGTTCCTAATAACAAGACACCTCCCGAGATTATGaatgattttgataatCTAGAATGTATTTTTAGTCCCTCGGAATTGCCAAGAGATTTAAACACTCCTTCTGATTCAAACGATAATATCAAAAGGTCAAGATGCCTGTGA
- the TBLA0G02720 gene encoding uncharacterized protein (similar to Saccharomyces cerevisiae YPL014W; ancestral locus Anc_8.80): MYSQKVVAPQPLRLNTSNVAAINGACNSNGFSPVHTPVHTPIATLYSRVRHAGNESVMSNLSLSNLSTSNLNSTTPSYSNEPIFTQQFVSLLLETFNIAISDPSVTPIDPSRAPPPRILSRAASASIQLATSRNVQIYLNNPEEFFISNNDLIKAAHKRLAQELKNDKQQLMNQSSTNLCNNPLLPDNAITPSLPGFPFPLQPPNINFQQPGLARSNSNLGFGSRLGLNFAPL; the protein is encoded by the coding sequence ATGTACTCTCAAAAAGTGGTTGCTCCTCAACCTTTAAGATTAAACACATCCAACGTTGCTGCTATTAATGGTGCTTGCAACTCAAACGGGTTTTCTCCTGTGCATACTCCGGTACATACACCTATCGCTACGCTTTACTCTAGAGTCCGTCATGCTGGCAATGAAAGTGTCATGAGTAATCTATCGCTATCCAATTTGTCCACTTCTAATTTAAACTCCACTACTCCTAGCTATTCCAACGAGCCAATCTTTACTCAACAATTTGTTTCGTTGCTATTAgaaacttttaatattgCCATTTCAGACCCTTCTGTAACTCCAATAGATCCTTCGCGAGCTCCTCCTCCTCGTATTCTTTCAAGAGCTGCTTCTGCTTCTATTCAGTTAGCTACATCTCGTAACGTTCAAATATACTTGAATAACCCGGAAGAATTCTTTAtctcaaataatgatttgatCAAAGCTGCTCATAAGAGACTCGCACAAGAGTTGAAGAACGATAAACAGCAACTCATGAATCAATCTTCTACCAACTTGTGCAACAACCCTCTATTACCAGATAACGCTATTACTCCATCCTTACCTGGGTTTCCCTTCCCTCTACAACCAccaaatatcaattttcAACAACCAGGTTTAGCAAGATCAAACTCAAACTTAGGGTTTGGTTCTAGATTAGGCCTCAATTTTGCCCCTCTAT
- the TBLA0G02650 gene encoding uncharacterized protein, producing the protein MCSSESDHSFEMENTQNALEQIEHVSPNNTSSDEDVYVEDIYVEDIDPNPIKLSDLFEDIRSHFDEKTIAKMKSKNIDPLRMLNRKQKIRLKNIKEQTKNINKLIDNNKQMNVVYRSFEKQIRKLGRTLIAFIKRLIEIEDNYCETNVMIKLTEKLNEIRLLFMESDANFFIIQERFESIFVYFKMLRPVIDASIKHQASMISELEKERRERNILERCEEIKNLTISDQDNLKDATLEEKVGSLREDRKILVFTACMLNFLSEKQVEEAIEKHLEEYSIDGPE; encoded by the coding sequence atgtgTTCAAGTGAATCTGATCATTCCTTTGAAATGGAAAATACTCAAAATGCATTAGAACAAATTGAGCATGTATCTCCTAACAATACATCTTCTGATGAGGATGTTTATGTGGAAGATATTTATGTGGAGGATATTGACCCAAATCCAATCAAACTAAGtgatttatttgaagatataAGATCACATTTTGATGAGAAAACAATTGCTAAAATGAAAAGCAAAAATATAGATCCTTTAAGAATGTTAAAtagaaaacaaaagatAAGGCTTAAAAACATTAAAgaacaaacaaaaaatattaataaacttatagataataataaacaaatgAATGTTGTATATAGAagttttgaaaaacaaatcAGAAAATTAGGTAGGACTTTAATTgcatttattaaaagattgattgaaattgaagataattATTGTGAAACAAATGTAATGATTAAATTAACAGAAAAGTTAAATGAAATTCGTCTTTTATTTATGGAAAGTGAtgctaatttttttattattcaagaaagatttgaatcgatttttgtatattttaaaatgttaAGACCAGTCATTGATGCATCAATCAAACATCAAGCTTCAATGATAAGTGAATTAGAAAAGGAAAGAAgagaaagaaatatattagaaaggtgtgaagaaattaaaaatttgacTATTTCTGATCAAgataatttgaaagatgCTACGTTAGAAGAAAAGGTAGGATCATTAAGAGAAGATAGAAAAATTTTGGTTTTCACAGCATGTatgttgaattttttatcagaAAAACAAGTTGAAGAAGCCATTGAAAAACATTTAGAAGAGTATTCCATCGATGGTCCAGAGTGA
- the MKS1 gene encoding Mks1p (similar to Saccharomyces cerevisiae MKS1 (YNL076W); ancestral locus Anc_2.220): MSEQTSTFHIAHVDDTFLKLSPTLFTPQKLNRFDDLLLYLSIIKNKNILEHGERLMNLSWRIINKNLAKPSPATNSMKRDGVKNFYTVLSSKRQPNVKANVKANANANANANANANANANPTAAPTATPTAKATPPPTPAPTLNAIERYSNLQHPHTHPDVVKGFDTTTLITKNPTSTRSSTSTRSSTSTSASSSLSYNTLPPASTRPSFYIAKTPSQESLPKDNKLRQTSLFTHNRPNTNHQFHHTSSSSMHDHNEPKIIFSSEDDESDWDTTDSNDDISSTEDSEDKYYQNQWDKLMIARSPRLTKTISNTSPQHDTIKRSLLSGLFNSAINHDLHFPDSTVKVNSTTNKPTLKTSTITALGSVTPTYAILSTQNHQSKLGNANTLNSPSNAPLTAHTLLPTALATHMFIPNNIRLRNNTTAPPPPPPPPPPLPPAPPLKSPSPSDSSSSTHPSLSKRRTSMDIPSKNRSFNFSNTDLVHLIQSPNNSSVMGMKTRMEISEEEKFVRAYNRLDKFKPKQSTNTSKNGNTNLR; the protein is encoded by the coding sequence ATGAGCGAACAAACATCGACCTTCCACATCGCCCACGTGGACGACacttttctaaaattatCCCCCACCTTATTCACCCCTCAGAAACTCAACAGATTCGACGATTTGTTGTTGTATTTATCCATCATCAAGAATAAAAACATCCTGGAACATGGCGAGCGGTTGATGAATCTCAGTTGGAggattattaataaaaaccTGGCGAAACCCAGTCCTGCTACCAATTCCATGAAACGAGATGGTgtcaagaatttttatacaGTTTTGTCATCGAAAAGGCAGCCGAATGTGAAGGCGAATGTGAAGGCGAATGCgaatgcaaatgcaaacGCAAATGCAAAcgcaaatgcaaatgcaaacCCCACTGCAGCCCCCACTGCAACCCCAACTGCAAAAGCAACCCCCCCACCCACCCCAGCCCCAACCCTCAACGCCATCGAACGTTACTCAAACCTGCAACATCCACACACACACCCAGATGTCGTCAAAGGTTTCGACACCACCACTCTCATCACCAAAAACCCTACATCAACACGCTCCTCCACATCAACACGCTCCTCCACATCAACCTCCGCTTCATCCTCACTCTCTTACAACACACTGCCCCCAGCCTCCACTCGCCCCTCCTTCTACATCGCCAAGACCCCCTCCCAAGAATCTTTACCCAAGGACAACAAACTTAGACAAACCTCATTGTTCACCCATAATCGACCGAACACTAACCACCAATTCCACCACACTTCCTCCTCCTCCATGCATGACCACAACGAACCCAAAATCATCTTTTCCAGCGAAGATGACGAATCAGATTGGGACACCACAGATTCAAACGATGACATCAGCAGCACCGAAGATTCAGAAGATAAGTATTATCAAAACCAATGGGACAAGCTCATGATAGCAAGATCCCCACGTCTGACAAAGACAATATCAAACACTTCCCCACAACACGATACAATCAAGAGAAGTCTCTTGAGTGGTCTTTTCAATAGTGCAATCAACCATGATTTACATTTCCCGGATTCCACTGTCAAAGTAAACTCCACAACAAACAAGCCTACCTTAAAGACCTCTACAATCACTGCACTCGGCTCAGTAACACCAACTTATGCCATTCTCTCTACACAAAACCATCAATCGAAATTGGGTAATGCAAATACCCTCAATTCGCCTTCAAACGCTCCTCTCACTGCACACACATTATTACCCACGGCATTAGCCACTCATATGTTTATTCCAAACAATATTCGACTGCGTAATAATACAACAGCgccaccaccaccaccaccaccaccaccaccactGCCGCCAGCACCACCACTTAAATCCCCTTCCCCTAGTGATTCCTCTTCCTCCACTCACCCTTCCTTATCCAAGAGAAGAACTTCCATGGACATCCCTTCCAAGAATAGAAGTTTCAATTTTAGCAATACTGATCTGGTACATCTAATCCAATCCCCCAATAACAGCTCTGTCATGGGTATGAAAACAAGAATGGAAATCTCTGAAGAGGAAAAGTTTGTTAGAGCTTACAACAGATTAGACAAGTTTAAACCAAAACAAAGCACAAACACATCCAAGAATGGTAATACAAATCTACGTTAA